One Bosea sp. 685 DNA segment encodes these proteins:
- a CDS encoding tetratricopeptide repeat protein, whose protein sequence is MKRALRIGLAALLLGLSAAQTASAQSSREARACFSVSDEAGLWKHCRAAVGVAREAPAVRARAHGRLADLFRQRGDQERAIQELNAAIALDPDNLRYVSNRAVAYSYKGERDRAIADYGLIIARDPRNSLHYFNRGVEYADGREFDLAIADFSEAVRLKPDFHEAYDNRGAVFFLKRDFAAAEADFDKALALDPKFANARYNRGVLRLEQGRLDDALKDLDEAVRLVPQDASVHVKRGKVLALKGDDQRAVAEFSQTLRLAPGSTEALQLRAEAALRLKEPARAVADYTNLLRLRPNDSAVLTGRGEAYRASGDLDRAILDFNDAVRLAPQALPGLLGRSQAKAQRGDLDGALADAQAALALDPASPGALTARAGVLVQRNRPEEALVDLDKALLRAPDTVEALRLRAEILTRQQKVDLALADYDYLIAREPTNPRLYWSRAFLRARLDDFDRAIADLGRVLELDPGNPGAVLFERARLRARKGDAEAALADFNAVIDIGQAGLASAFYERGRLMADKADFAAALADVDKALARGVDGATAHNLRAWSLFKLGRASEALSSADSAIAKAPSAAYAYDTRGHVREALGRRDEAIADYRRALELDPQLQEAREALGRLGLAP, encoded by the coding sequence GCGCGGGAAGCGCCGGCGGTCCGGGCGCGGGCGCATGGCCGCCTTGCCGATCTGTTCCGCCAGCGCGGCGACCAGGAACGGGCGATCCAGGAGCTGAACGCGGCGATCGCGCTCGACCCCGATAATCTGCGCTATGTCTCCAACCGGGCCGTGGCCTATTCCTACAAGGGCGAGCGCGACCGGGCGATCGCCGATTACGGCCTGATCATCGCGCGCGATCCGCGCAATTCGCTGCATTACTTCAACCGCGGCGTCGAATATGCCGATGGCCGCGAATTCGACCTCGCCATCGCCGATTTCAGCGAGGCCGTCCGGCTCAAGCCCGATTTCCACGAGGCCTATGACAATCGCGGCGCCGTCTTCTTCCTCAAGCGGGATTTCGCGGCTGCCGAGGCGGATTTCGACAAGGCCCTGGCGCTGGATCCGAAATTCGCCAATGCCCGCTATAATCGCGGCGTGCTGCGCCTCGAGCAGGGTCGGCTCGACGACGCCCTGAAGGATCTCGACGAGGCGGTCAGGCTCGTGCCGCAGGATGCCTCTGTGCATGTCAAACGCGGCAAGGTGCTCGCCCTGAAGGGCGACGACCAGCGCGCGGTCGCCGAATTCTCGCAGACCCTGCGCCTGGCGCCGGGCTCGACCGAGGCCCTGCAATTGCGGGCCGAGGCGGCGCTGCGCTTGAAGGAGCCGGCGCGCGCGGTCGCCGACTACACCAATCTCCTGCGCTTGCGGCCCAATGACTCCGCGGTGCTCACCGGGCGTGGCGAAGCCTATCGCGCGAGCGGCGATCTCGACCGCGCGATCCTCGATTTCAACGATGCGGTGCGGCTGGCGCCGCAGGCCTTGCCAGGCCTTCTCGGCCGGTCCCAGGCCAAGGCACAGCGCGGCGATCTCGATGGCGCGCTTGCCGATGCGCAGGCGGCGCTGGCGCTCGATCCGGCCTCGCCCGGCGCCCTCACGGCGCGCGCGGGCGTGTTGGTGCAGCGGAACCGCCCCGAGGAGGCCCTAGTCGATCTCGACAAGGCGCTGCTGCGCGCGCCCGACACGGTCGAGGCGCTGCGCCTGCGCGCCGAGATCCTGACCCGCCAGCAGAAGGTCGATCTCGCGCTCGCCGATTACGACTATCTGATTGCCCGCGAGCCGACCAATCCGCGGCTCTACTGGTCGCGCGCCTTCCTGCGCGCCAGGCTCGATGATTTCGACCGCGCGATTGCCGATCTTGGCCGCGTGCTGGAGCTGGACCCGGGCAATCCCGGCGCCGTGCTGTTCGAACGGGCGAGGCTGCGCGCCCGCAAGGGCGATGCCGAGGCGGCGCTGGCGGATTTCAATGCCGTGATCGATATCGGCCAGGCGGGGCTCGCTTCGGCCTTCTACGAGCGCGGGCGGCTGATGGCGGACAAGGCCGATTTTGCAGCCGCGCTCGCCGATGTCGACAAGGCGCTTGCGCGCGGGGTGGATGGCGCAACCGCGCATAATCTGCGCGCCTGGTCGCTGTTCAAGCTCGGCCGCGCCAGCGAGGCCCTGTCCTCCGCCGACAGCGCCATCGCGAAAGCGCCGAGCGCGGCCTATGCCTATGACACGCGCGGCCATGTCCGGGAGGCGCTCGGCCGCCGGGACGAGGCGATCGCCGATTACCGGCGCGCGCTCGAACTCGATCCGCAACTCCAGGAGGCGCGCGAGGCGCTTGGGCGGCTGGGCTTGGCGCCTTGA
- a CDS encoding MFS transporter, which produces MNLAVASADAQKISYPPRRAVTAWLFFDWAAQPFFTLITTFVFAPFFAAALASDPIEGQALWGYATGFAGLCIALLSPLLGGIADRTGPRKPWIATFGALLVLGSGMLWFAVPGAASAVPIALAGFVIATIGAEFATTFNNAMMTRLVPPERLGWLSGTGWAIGYLGGLLSLAITLALLAADPQTGKTLAGLTPILGLDAAAREGDRFSGPLTALWFIVFVAPMFWLTPDSAKTGMRLGEAAKGGVGRLRATLAELPRLPSLGRFLLANMIYQDALVALFAFGGIYAAGVFGWQTIELGIFGILLTVTGTLGAWLGGKLDDAIGGKPVVLGAIACLLLACLGILSLGTDHILFVVPALPATPGDGLFASLPERVYLGLGLLIGLVAGPLQASSRSLMARIAPEGRVGEFFGLFALSGKVTSFLGPTLVALTTTIFDSQRAGLAVLIAFFLAGGVLLAGVNVKRGL; this is translated from the coding sequence GTGAACCTGGCCGTCGCGAGCGCGGATGCGCAGAAGATCAGCTATCCGCCCCGCCGCGCCGTCACGGCCTGGCTGTTCTTCGATTGGGCGGCCCAACCCTTCTTCACCCTGATCACGACCTTCGTCTTCGCGCCCTTCTTCGCCGCGGCGCTGGCCTCGGACCCGATCGAGGGCCAGGCGCTCTGGGGCTATGCGACCGGCTTCGCCGGTCTCTGCATCGCCCTGCTCTCGCCACTGCTCGGCGGCATCGCCGACCGCACCGGCCCGCGCAAACCCTGGATCGCGACTTTTGGGGCGCTGCTGGTGCTGGGTTCCGGCATGCTCTGGTTCGCGGTGCCGGGCGCGGCCTCGGCGGTGCCGATCGCGCTCGCCGGTTTCGTCATCGCCACGATCGGCGCCGAATTCGCCACAACCTTCAACAATGCGATGATGACGCGGCTCGTCCCGCCGGAACGATTGGGCTGGCTCTCGGGCACCGGCTGGGCGATCGGCTATCTCGGCGGCCTGCTCTCGCTGGCGATCACGCTGGCCTTGCTTGCCGCCGACCCGCAGACGGGCAAGACCCTGGCAGGGCTGACGCCGATCCTGGGCCTCGACGCCGCCGCCCGCGAGGGCGACCGCTTCTCCGGCCCGCTCACCGCGCTCTGGTTTATCGTCTTCGTCGCACCGATGTTCTGGCTGACGCCGGATTCGGCCAAAACCGGCATGCGGCTTGGCGAAGCGGCCAAGGGCGGCGTCGGCCGGCTCAGAGCCACGCTCGCCGAATTGCCGCGCCTGCCCTCGCTCGGCCGCTTCCTGCTCGCCAATATGATCTATCAGGACGCGCTGGTCGCGCTCTTCGCCTTTGGCGGCATCTACGCCGCCGGCGTCTTCGGCTGGCAGACCATCGAACTCGGCATCTTCGGCATCCTGCTCACCGTCACCGGCACGCTCGGTGCGTGGCTGGGCGGCAAGCTCGACGATGCGATCGGCGGCAAGCCCGTGGTGCTGGGCGCGATCGCCTGCCTGCTGCTCGCCTGCCTCGGCATCCTCTCGCTCGGGACGGACCATATCCTTTTCGTGGTCCCAGCCTTGCCGGCCACGCCCGGCGACGGCCTCTTCGCCTCGCTGCCGGAGCGGGTCTATCTCGGCCTGGGGCTCCTGATCGGCCTCGTCGCCGGGCCCTTGCAGGCCTCCTCGCGCAGCCTGATGGCGCGGATCGCGCCCGAGGGCCGCGTCGGCGAGTTCTTCGGGCTGTTTGCGCTCTCGGGGAAGGTCACATCCTTTCTGGGGCCGACGCTGGTGGCGCTGACGACGACGATCTTCGACAGCCAGCGCGCGGGCCTGGCCGTGCTGATCGCCTTCTTCCTGGCGGGCGGCGTGCTGCTGGCCGGCGTCAACGTGAAACGCGGGCTGTAG
- a CDS encoding LON peptidase substrate-binding domain-containing protein yields MGMNAVYNGAEDCPLVIPVFPLAGALLLPRGQMPLNIFEPRYLAMVDDAIRTHRVIGMIQPEPETGRQTGEPGLLQVGCLGRITQFAETGDDRYVLTLTGISRFRIVEELSVSTAYRQARISYDDFLIDFTARAGEDEVDRNGLLKALRAFAKANELKIDWKGVNEAPNEALVNALSMMCPFGPREKQALLEAPSLKNRAEVLVAITEIEIARGGGAPETTLQ; encoded by the coding sequence ATGGGCATGAATGCCGTCTACAACGGAGCCGAGGATTGCCCGCTGGTGATCCCTGTCTTCCCGCTGGCCGGCGCCCTGCTCCTGCCGCGCGGGCAGATGCCGCTCAACATCTTCGAGCCGCGCTACCTCGCCATGGTCGATGACGCGATCCGCACGCATCGCGTCATCGGCATGATCCAGCCCGAGCCCGAGACCGGCCGCCAGACCGGCGAGCCCGGCCTGCTCCAAGTCGGCTGCCTCGGGCGGATCACGCAGTTCGCCGAGACCGGCGACGACCGCTATGTGCTGACGCTGACCGGCATCAGCCGCTTCCGGATCGTCGAGGAGCTCTCGGTCAGCACGGCCTATCGCCAGGCCCGGATTTCCTATGACGATTTCCTGATCGACTTCACCGCCCGGGCCGGCGAGGACGAGGTCGATCGCAACGGCCTGCTCAAGGCGCTGCGCGCCTTCGCCAAGGCCAATGAGCTCAAGATCGACTGGAAGGGCGTCAACGAGGCGCCCAACGAGGCGCTGGTCAACGCGCTCTCGATGATGTGCCCCTTCGGCCCGCGCGAAAAACAGGCGCTGCTGGAGGCGCCCAGCCTGAAGAACCGTGCCGAGGTGCTGGTCGCGATCACCGAGATCGAGATCGCGCGCGGCGGCGGCGCACCGGAGACCACGCTGCAGTGA
- the trxA gene encoding thioredoxin — MLVNGDAAEQPGLIKDTTTQAFRQDVVTESMTQPVLVDFWAPWCGPCKQLTPIIEKAVKDAKGKVKLVKMNIDEHPQIPGQLGIQSIPAVIAFKQGQPIDGFMGAQPESQVKAFIEKLVGPVGPGEAEELIAAAQAAAEAGDTAGASELYAGVLELEPENLIAIAGLARLHLEIGDLEGAKGILAMMPEDKAADPAIATVRAAIELAEQAASLGDTAELEAKVAADPKDHQARFDLAVALNARDRREEAVDHLIAIIKADRAWNDDGARKQLLQFFEAWGPMDENSQAGRRKLSTLLFS, encoded by the coding sequence ATGCTGGTCAATGGCGATGCGGCCGAACAACCCGGCCTGATCAAGGACACCACGACGCAAGCATTCCGCCAGGATGTCGTGACCGAATCGATGACGCAGCCCGTGCTCGTCGATTTCTGGGCGCCCTGGTGCGGCCCCTGCAAGCAATTGACCCCGATCATCGAGAAGGCGGTCAAGGACGCCAAGGGCAAGGTCAAGCTCGTCAAGATGAACATCGACGAGCATCCGCAGATCCCCGGCCAGCTCGGCATCCAGTCGATTCCCGCCGTGATCGCCTTCAAGCAGGGCCAGCCGATCGACGGGTTCATGGGCGCGCAGCCCGAAAGCCAGGTCAAGGCCTTCATCGAGAAGCTGGTCGGGCCGGTGGGGCCGGGCGAGGCCGAGGAACTGATCGCGGCCGCCCAGGCCGCCGCAGAGGCCGGCGACACCGCCGGCGCAAGCGAGCTCTATGCCGGCGTCCTCGAACTCGAGCCAGAGAATCTCATCGCCATCGCCGGCCTCGCCCGCCTGCATCTCGAGATCGGCGATCTCGAAGGCGCCAAGGGCATTCTGGCCATGATGCCGGAAGACAAGGCGGCCGACCCGGCGATCGCCACGGTGCGGGCCGCGATCGAGCTCGCCGAACAGGCCGCCTCGCTCGGCGACACCGCCGAACTGGAAGCCAAGGTCGCGGCCGACCCCAAGGATCATCAGGCCCGCTTCGACCTCGCCGTGGCGCTGAACGCCCGCGACCGGCGCGAGGAGGCGGTCGATCATCTGATCGCCATCATCAAGGCCGATAGGGCCTGGAACGACGATGGCGCGCGCAAGCAGTTGCTGCAGTTCTTCGAGGCCTGGGGCCCGATGGACGAGAACAGCCAGGCCGGGCGCCGCAAGCTCTCGACCCTGCTGTTCTCTTAA
- a CDS encoding prolyl-tRNA synthetase associated domain-containing protein has product MHPLTPDQLCAHLSAQGLSFHRLEHQAVFTVEESATLRGKVPGLHSKNLFLKDKKGRLFLVSARENARIDLKRLHEVIGASGRLSFGSAQLLLETLGVTPGSVTAFAVINDRAHEVTMVLDANLMTGDEMNFHPLINTATLRIGRDDMLAFLRSTGHEPMIVDLPAPPDDIGLNHAVIPGQAAGLSPE; this is encoded by the coding sequence ATGCACCCCCTGACGCCAGACCAACTCTGCGCCCATCTCTCAGCCCAGGGCCTGTCCTTCCACCGGCTCGAGCACCAGGCCGTGTTCACGGTCGAGGAATCGGCGACGCTGCGCGGCAAGGTTCCAGGCCTGCACTCCAAGAACCTGTTCCTCAAGGACAAGAAGGGCCGGCTCTTCCTGGTCTCGGCGCGCGAGAACGCCCGCATCGACCTGAAGCGCCTGCATGAGGTGATCGGTGCGAGCGGGCGGTTGTCCTTCGGCTCGGCGCAATTGCTGCTGGAGACGCTCGGCGTCACCCCGGGCTCGGTCACCGCCTTTGCCGTGATCAACGACCGTGCCCATGAGGTCACCATGGTGCTCGACGCCAATCTGATGACCGGCGACGAGATGAATTTCCACCCGCTGATCAACACCGCGACGCTGCGCATCGGCCGCGACGACATGCTCGCCTTCCTGCGCAGCACCGGCCATGAGCCGATGATCGTCGATTTGCCCGCCCCGCCCGATGACATCGGCTTGAACCACGCCGTCATTCCGGGGCAGGCCGCAGGCCTGAGCCCGGAATGA
- a CDS encoding DUF2459 domain-containing protein, whose protein sequence is MNTPLRAVRNLLLGLLALMLAAGLALFLGALPYGSGAQPPPGDAVTIHVATNGFHTDILVPSVTATRDWRPLLEASPITRASADAPMIAFGWGSQSAYTELGAITDLSPRLLLKAAAFDASVVHVRPVAALRAGPNLVSLTITQAGYQALVDHIEQSLQYGPSGAPIVLDGLTHGLGDAFLRGRDRFWLLRSCNVWVGEGLRKAGLPVGLWTPLAQSLMWSLSWNAPVAARP, encoded by the coding sequence TTGAACACCCCCCTTCGCGCTGTGCGAAACCTGCTGCTCGGCCTGCTCGCCCTTATGCTCGCAGCGGGATTGGCTTTGTTTCTCGGTGCACTGCCCTATGGCTCGGGCGCGCAACCGCCCCCAGGCGATGCCGTGACGATCCATGTCGCGACCAACGGCTTCCATACCGATATCCTGGTGCCATCAGTCACCGCGACCAGGGACTGGCGGCCGCTGCTTGAGGCGTCACCGATCACCCGCGCATCGGCGGACGCGCCGATGATCGCCTTCGGCTGGGGTTCGCAGAGCGCCTATACCGAACTCGGCGCGATCACCGATCTGTCGCCGCGCCTGCTCCTGAAGGCTGCCGCCTTCGACGCCTCGGTCGTGCATGTGCGGCCGGTCGCTGCCCTCCGGGCGGGGCCGAACCTTGTCAGCCTCACCATCACGCAAGCGGGCTACCAGGCCCTCGTCGATCATATCGAGCAGAGCCTGCAATACGGGCCCAGTGGGGCGCCGATCGTGCTGGACGGGCTCACGCACGGCCTCGGCGATGCGTTCCTGCGCGGGCGCGATCGCTTCTGGCTGTTGCGCAGTTGCAATGTCTGGGTCGGCGAAGGCCTGCGCAAGGCCGGGTTGCCTGTGGGACTGTGGACGCCGCTGGCGCAATCGCTCATGTGGTCGCTGAGCTGGAACGCTCCAGTCGCAGCGAGGCCGTGA
- a CDS encoding HNH endonuclease, which translates to MAFGVFIHRHDSIYDDSPAERYQFPRQYLGRVQACVGGWIIYYEPRKVAETRGYFAVAKVQQVIPDPAAPGMFIAIIEPDSYLDFARPVPFTDANGVVERGVLNEQGRISGRAQAAVRAISPVDFDHILALGLDEHETLLPRVDQPLSGFAEEQTPFTFDQERERLTLITSRLVRDRVFRRVVLRAYDERCAVTGLKLINGGGRAEVAAAHIRPVAAHGPDIVSNGIALSGTAHWMFDRGLISLSDDLDILVSRQANDPDGIRSFINRTGRAYAPMKLRERPHPHFLKWHREHCFKQ; encoded by the coding sequence ATGGCCTTCGGCGTCTTCATTCACCGTCACGATTCGATCTACGACGACAGCCCCGCCGAGCGCTATCAGTTCCCGCGCCAGTATCTCGGTCGCGTGCAGGCCTGTGTTGGCGGCTGGATCATCTATTACGAGCCGCGCAAGGTCGCCGAGACGCGCGGATATTTCGCCGTTGCGAAGGTTCAGCAGGTAATTCCGGACCCTGCCGCGCCTGGCATGTTCATCGCGATCATCGAGCCAGACAGCTATCTCGACTTCGCCCGTCCTGTCCCATTCACCGACGCCAATGGCGTCGTCGAGCGCGGCGTTCTGAACGAACAGGGGCGGATATCGGGCCGAGCCCAGGCGGCCGTGCGTGCGATCTCCCCGGTTGATTTCGACCACATCCTGGCTCTTGGCCTGGACGAGCACGAGACACTGCTACCGCGCGTCGATCAGCCCCTTTCCGGCTTCGCCGAGGAGCAGACGCCCTTCACGTTCGACCAGGAGCGCGAAAGGCTGACGCTGATCACATCGCGACTGGTCCGGGATCGGGTGTTTCGGCGTGTCGTCCTGCGCGCCTATGACGAGCGCTGCGCGGTGACTGGGCTGAAGCTCATCAATGGCGGCGGGCGCGCCGAGGTCGCGGCCGCCCACATCCGCCCCGTCGCGGCACATGGTCCCGACATCGTCAGCAACGGCATCGCCCTCTCGGGCACAGCCCATTGGATGTTCGACCGTGGCCTCATTAGCCTGTCGGACGATCTCGACATCCTGGTGTCGCGACAAGCCAACGACCCGGATGGGATTCGCAGTTTCATCAACCGGACGGGACGCGCCTACGCGCCGATGAAGCTGCGCGAGCGACCGCACCCGCATTTCCTGAAATGGCACCGGGAGCACTGCTTCAAGCAGTGA
- a CDS encoding GNAT family N-acetyltransferase, whose protein sequence is MGVDVEPELLASSVHVSRRLPVSSPASSTYCYGRCAAVHDSYGQDPEVSRYLTWRPHTSINETEAYVRSCLGATTYRTYALVERDTAQLIGSFDLRDTGPARVGYGYVLARPFWGKGLMTEALTEVVNWALRQPSIWRVGDVVDVDNLASARVMEKAGLEREGLLRRWASHPNTGDTPRDCFSYAKVR, encoded by the coding sequence ATTGGAGTTGATGTAGAGCCTGAGCTTCTGGCATCATCGGTACATGTTTCCCGACGCCTTCCAGTCAGCTCGCCTGCTTCTTCGACCTATTGCTATGGGCGATGTGCGGCAGTCCACGACAGCTACGGCCAGGACCCGGAAGTCAGTCGCTATCTCACTTGGAGACCTCATACGTCGATCAATGAGACAGAAGCCTATGTTCGGAGTTGCTTAGGGGCGACAACCTACCGCACCTACGCACTGGTTGAGCGGGATACGGCACAGCTCATAGGCTCCTTCGACCTGCGGGATACTGGTCCAGCCAGAGTGGGCTACGGCTATGTGCTAGCGCGGCCCTTCTGGGGGAAAGGTCTGATGACCGAAGCACTCACAGAGGTTGTGAATTGGGCACTCCGGCAGCCGTCAATCTGGCGAGTGGGCGATGTCGTGGACGTCGATAACTTGGCTTCCGCGCGTGTGATGGAGAAGGCAGGTTTGGAACGCGAAGGACTGCTACGGCGGTGGGCCAGTCACCCCAATACTGGAGACACCCCGCGTGACTGCTTCAGTTATGCGAAGGTCCGATGA